Proteins encoded by one window of Enterococcus saccharolyticus subsp. saccharolyticus:
- a CDS encoding esterase family protein gives MQFERRSHYSGHLNREMHFNVYGHAGKPVIVFPSSGGSQNEFADFGMIEACQSFIDRGLVKFYTPDSLDNESWLATNRSPHDIGETHNQYDRYIVEELVPLIRYESNWGGAMIATGCSMGGFHTVNFALRHPDIFDTSVALSGVYDARFFTGDFYGDQAVYFNSPVDYLKNMDDNWFLDHYRQNTFIVCVGQGDWEGPHIVATRELQHIFEAKGIPGWFDYWGHDVPHDWDAWRNQLPYFFGTLEQQGKI, from the coding sequence ATGCAGTTTGAAAGAAGAAGTCATTATAGCGGTCATTTGAATCGCGAAATGCATTTTAATGTTTATGGACATGCAGGGAAACCTGTCATTGTTTTCCCCTCTTCTGGTGGAAGCCAAAATGAATTTGCTGATTTTGGTATGATTGAAGCGTGTCAGTCATTTATTGACCGTGGACTAGTTAAATTTTATACCCCTGATTCGTTGGACAACGAATCTTGGTTAGCAACAAACCGTAGTCCTCATGATATTGGTGAAACACACAACCAATACGATCGATATATCGTGGAAGAATTAGTTCCTTTGATTCGTTATGAATCCAATTGGGGTGGTGCGATGATTGCTACGGGTTGTAGCATGGGCGGTTTCCATACTGTCAACTTTGCCTTACGTCATCCAGATATTTTTGATACAAGTGTCGCATTAAGTGGGGTTTATGATGCACGTTTCTTCACTGGCGATTTCTACGGCGATCAAGCGGTGTATTTCAATTCACCTGTTGATTACCTAAAAAATATGGACGACAATTGGTTCTTAGACCATTACCGTCAAAATACGTTTATCGTCTGTGTCGGTCAAGGTGATTGGGAAGGACCACATATTGTTGCAACACGTGAATTGCAACATATTTTTGAAGCAAAAGGAATTCCTGGTTGGTTTGATTATTGGGGACATGATGTTCCTCATGATTGGGACGCATGGCGTAACCAATTGCCTTATTTCTTTGGCACCTT